The Cryptococcus gattii WM276 chromosome D, complete sequence region GATGCCTGACCTTGTTCCTGTTCTCGCCGAGGCAGTTTGGGACACCAAGTCTGATGTCAAGAAGGCTGCTAAGGCTACTCTTGAAAAGGCTGTGTCACTTGTCGAGAACAAAGATATTGAGAAGTTCGTTCCTGCTTTGGTGAAGTGTCTTCTCAACCCCATTGAGGAGGTCCCGAAGACCATTACCCTCCTTTCTGCTACTACTTTCGTTTCCGAAGTTACCGCCCCTACCATCTCCCTCATTGCCCCTCTTCTTATCCGAGGTCTTGATGAGCGACCTACCGCCACCAAGCGAAAGGTCTGTGTTATCGCCGACAACATGTCCAAGCTTGTCGACTCCGAGTACACTGTTCGacctttccttcctcagCTTTTGCCTCGTCTTATAAAGACTTCTGAAACCATTGCCGACCCTGAGGCTCGATCAGTCGCCAACCGTGCCATTGTTACTCTCCGCCGAATTGGTAAGGTTCCAGCGGAGTCTGATGGCTCTGaccttcctcctcttcctgtCGCCGAGGGTCCTCACCTCGCCACCAACTTCGTCGCCCTTGTCAAGAAGCACGGTGGTGTTTCCGTTGAGCAGACCAACCCTGGTCTCGCTTACGCCGGTGTCCTCGCCGCTTCTCTTGTGAACCACCACAATTTCGACCAGAAGACTTGGGAATCTACTCTTCCACCTTATCTCAAGCttgctcttccttcttATGACTCTCTTCCTGCTGTTCGAGAGCTCCTCCAGAAGAAGGCTGATGAGGCCGAGACTGACGACGCCAAGTTCCcggatgaagaggagggcGAGGATCTCTGTAACATCGAGCAATTCAACTTGGCTTACGGTGCGAAGATCCTGCTACACCACGCCAACATGCGTCTCAAGCGAGGCCACCGATATGGTCTCTGTGGTCGTAACGGTTCCGGAAAGTCCACCCTCATGAATGCTATCATCAACAACCAAGTGGAGGGCTTCCCTCCCCCCAGCGAAGTTCGAACTTTCTACGTTCAGCACGATATCGACGGTTCCGAGGCTGAGATCTCCATTCTCGACTGGGTTTTGGGTGACAAGCGATTGCTCGCCACCCCTGAGGAAATTAAGTCCACTCTTGAATCTGTCGGTTTCGACGAAGTTAAGCAGAAGAACTCGATTGGTTCTCTTTCTGGAGgttggaagatgaagctTGCTCTTGCCCGAGCCATTCTTTTCAAGGCCGATATCCTCTTGCTCGACGAGCCTACCAACCACTTGGATGTTCTTAACGTTGACTGGCTTATCAACTATCTCACCTCTCTCACCCGATGTACCTCCATCATTGTCTCTCACGACTCTGACTTCCTTAACCGAACTGTTACCGACGTCCTTCACCTTAACAACTTCAAGTTGAAGAGGTACCCCGGTAACCTTGAGGAATTCGTCAAGCACGTTCCTGAGGCTAAGTCTTACTACCAACTCGATGTCGCTGAGGACTACCAGTTCAAGCTTCCCAACCCTCCCCTTCTTGATGGTGTGAAGACCAAGGAGAAGTCTTTGCTCAAGATGCGAAACGTTTCATTCCAATACCCTGGTTCTTCTATCCAACAACTCTACGACATCTCTCTCCAGGTGTCTCTCTCATCTCGAGTTGCTATTCTTGGTCCCAACGGTTCTGGTAAATCTACACTTGTCAAGCTCCTCACTGGTGAGACCGAACCCAACCTTGGTGGTCAGGTCTGGAAGCACCCTAACTTGGTCATTGGTTACGTCGCCCAGCACGCTTTCCACCACATTGACAACCATCTTGACTCTACTCCTCTCGAGTACATGCTTTGGCGATACCAGACCGGTGAGGACTTGGAGGAGATGCACAAGGCCAACCGAGTCATGACCGAGGCCGAGCTTGccaagatgaaggaggGTGCCACCGTTATCAAGGACGGCGTCAAGCGAATCATCGATGAGCTTGTTGCCAGGAAGAAGCTCAAGCAGTCCTACGAGTATGAGGTATCCTTCAAGGGTATGTCCTCTGCCGAAAACATATGGATTTCTCGAGATGAATTGGTTGCTCGTGGTTTCGAGAAGAAGGTTATGGAGCTCGACACCAGGGAGGCTCAGCGATTGGGTCTCATGAGGCCGTTGGTTAGGAGAGAAATTGAAAAGCACTTCGAGGACTTCGGGTAAGTAACTTACTATATACTGTTAAAGTATGCTCACTTGCAATTACAGTCTCGACGCTGAATTCGTTTCTCACAACTCCATGCGAGGTCTTTCTGGTGGCCAGAAGGTGAAGGTCGTCCTTGGTGCCGCCACATGGCGAAGACCCCACATCATCTGTCTCGACGAGCCCACCAACTATCTCGATCGAGAGTCTCTTGCTGCCCTTATCTCGGCCCTTAAGAACTTCGAGGGTGGTGTTCTTATCATTACTCACAACCGAGAGTTCTCTGAATCCATCTGTACCGAGGTCTGGGCCATGCGTGAGGGTCACCTCGAGGCTTCTGGACACAACTGGGTTGAGGGTCAAGGCTCTGGTGAGAGGATTGACAAGAAGGCCGGcgatgacgatgaggtCGAGTACGATGCT contains the following coding sequences:
- a CDS encoding Elongation factor 3 (Similar to TIGR gene model, INSD accession AAW42954.1), encoding MAPAATAAASSGKGSFDLATLFVADKAARDEAGLALTDAVKKSGVEFFTQIGFNDAIVKALNDKKSQSAREGACEVISTLCENGAAQLLEPHVISSAENTPFPALLEAFADKAAAVKTAAIAAVKAIVQSMNPWACFVLLPALLNLIRTSGKWQIKAGSLEILQQLITSAPYQMGEAMPDLVPVLAEAVWDTKSDVKKAAKATLEKAVSLVENKDIEKFVPALVKCLLNPIEEVPKTITLLSATTFVSEVTAPTISLIAPLLIRGLDERPTATKRKVCVIADNMSKLVDSEYTVRPFLPQLLPRLIKTSETIADPEARSVANRAIVTLRRIGKVPAESDGSDLPPLPVAEGPHLATNFVALVKKHGGVSVEQTNPGLAYAGVLAASLVNHHNFDQKTWESTLPPYLKLALPSYDSLPAVRELLQKKADEAETDDAKFPDEEEGEDLCNIEQFNLAYGAKILLHHANMRLKRGHRYGLCGRNGSGKSTLMNAIINNQVEGFPPPSEVRTFYVQHDIDGSEAEISILDWVLGDKRLLATPEEIKSTLESVGFDEVKQKNSIGSLSGGWKMKLALARAILFKADILLLDEPTNHLDVLNVDWLINYLTSLTRCTSIIVSHDSDFLNRTVTDVLHLNNFKLKRYPGNLEEFVKHVPEAKSYYQLDVAEDYQFKLPNPPLLDGVKTKEKSLLKMRNVSFQYPGSSIQQLYDISLQVSLSSRVAILGPNGSGKSTLVKLLTGETEPNLGGQVWKHPNLVIGYVAQHAFHHIDNHLDSTPLEYMLWRYQTGEDLEEMHKANRVMTEAELAKMKEGATVIKDGVKRIIDELVARKKLKQSYEYEVSFKGMSSAENIWISRDELVARGFEKKVMELDTREAQRLGLMRPLVRREIEKHFEDFGLDAEFVSHNSMRGLSGGQKVKVVLGAATWRRPHIICLDEPTNYLDRESLAALISALKNFEGGVLIITHNREFSESICTEVWAMREGHLEASGHNWVEGQGSGERIDKKAGDDDEVEYDALGNPIVKAKKEKKLSAADKRKAKKDRMARRKRGEEVFTDEEL